Proteins from a single region of Chromobacterium sp. ATCC 53434:
- the ylqF gene encoding ribosome biogenesis GTPase YlqF gives MAIQWFPGHMNKARKDVAERLKDIDVVIEMLDARLPASSANPMLARMAKGKPRLMLLNKQDLADPVVTEQWLAWYRAQKQTEALGMDAGERAPAQRLIAACRALAPNRSGLEKPLRVLICGIPNVGKSTLINSMSSRKIAKTGNMPGVTKNEQRIILADDFELYDTPGMLWPKIEVEEGGYNLAASGAVGRNAMDEEEVALELLKYLLVHYHADLAARYKLDVEALDGAQDWQALEMIGKRRGAVLSGGRINMQKAAEIVLTDFRDGQVGRITLERPEQWQAWEKRAKILAAERAILREEKLKEKEGRKQGGR, from the coding sequence AGATGCTGGACGCCCGCCTGCCGGCATCCAGCGCCAATCCGATGCTGGCGCGCATGGCCAAGGGCAAGCCCAGGCTGATGCTGCTGAACAAGCAGGACCTGGCCGATCCGGTCGTCACCGAGCAATGGCTGGCTTGGTACCGCGCCCAGAAGCAGACCGAGGCGCTGGGCATGGACGCCGGCGAGCGGGCGCCGGCCCAGCGGCTGATCGCCGCCTGCCGCGCGCTGGCGCCTAATCGCAGCGGGCTGGAAAAGCCGCTGCGCGTGTTGATCTGCGGCATTCCCAATGTCGGCAAATCGACGCTGATCAACAGCATGTCCAGCCGCAAGATCGCCAAGACCGGCAATATGCCGGGCGTCACCAAGAACGAGCAACGCATCATCCTGGCCGACGATTTCGAGCTGTACGACACCCCCGGCATGCTGTGGCCGAAGATCGAGGTGGAGGAGGGCGGCTACAATCTGGCCGCCAGCGGCGCCGTCGGCCGCAACGCGATGGACGAGGAGGAGGTGGCGCTGGAGCTGCTGAAATACCTGCTGGTCCATTACCACGCCGATCTGGCCGCCCGTTACAAGTTGGACGTCGAGGCGCTGGACGGCGCACAGGACTGGCAGGCGCTGGAAATGATAGGCAAGCGGCGCGGCGCGGTGTTGTCCGGCGGCCGCATCAATATGCAGAAGGCCGCCGAGATCGTGCTGACCGATTTTCGCGACGGCCAGGTCGGCCGCATCACGCTGGAACGGCCGGAACAATGGCAGGCGTGGGAGAAGCGCGCCAAGATTCTCGCCGCCGAGCGGGCCATCCTGCGGGAAGAGAAGCTGAAAGAGAAAGAGGGCCGCAAGCAAGGCGGCCGCTGA